The proteins below are encoded in one region of Helianthus annuus cultivar XRQ/B chromosome 2, HanXRQr2.0-SUNRISE, whole genome shotgun sequence:
- the LOC110889295 gene encoding glutamic acid-rich protein-like — MEEVLIENKRLVDREKKLEKRVKSVEAENSSLLKKVEADQGEIDILKVKVAELEEEKARRDEQNKYFELKNKELEAAKAMKEHEIYMMNKVLENLLGKSVEQRFEEIEVEEVRARRQAEIDAEMKYKGKGVEDDTEDVFSASSHDDDDGNDDDDGQGGTGFKVTEASNEENVEDYLHDDANEEPEDATGEGENVEDQNVEKREKLILRQEPEVEEGEIRHTYTMNDIIEMTRIDDPNFKFDFEEELNAFDTNQQPEYQ, encoded by the exons ATGGAAGAAGTATTGATTGAGAACAAAAGGTTGGTTGATCGTGAGAAGAAACTGGAAAAGCGTGTTAAGTCTGTGGAAGCTGAAAATTCTTCATTATTAAAGAAAGTTGAAGCTGATCAGGGAGAGATTGATATTCTTAAAGTTAAAGTTGCAGAGTTGGAAGAAGAGAAAGCACGCAGAGATGAGCAGAACAAGTACTTCGAGTTAAAGAACAAAGAATTGGAAGCTGCTAAAGCAATGAAAGAACACGAGATATACATGATGAATAAAGTGTTAGAAAATTTGCTTGGAAAGTCTGTTGAGCAGAGATTTGAAGAGATTGAAGTTGAAGAGGTTAGAGCTCGACGTCAAGCTGAAATTGATGCTGAGATGAAGTATAAAGGCAAGGGTGTTGAAG ATGACACAGAGGATGTATTTTCTGCTAGCAGTCATGATGATGACGATGGTAATGATGATGACGATGGTCAAGGTGGTACAGGATTTAAAGTTACAGAAGCATCTAATGAAGAGAATGTCGAAGATTATCTTCATGACGATGCAAACGAAGAGCCTGAGGATGCTACAGGTGAGGGGGAGAACGTTGAGGATCAGAATGTTGAAAAAAGAGAAAAGTTGATTTTGCGTCAAGAGCCTGAAGTTGAGGAAGGAGAAATCAGGCATACTTACACAATGAATGATATTATCGAGATGACGCGCATTGATGATCCTAATTTCAAGTTTGACTTTGAAGAAGAGTTGAATGCATTTGATACGAATCAACAACCCGAGTATCAGTAA